A section of the Mesotoga sp. UBA6090 genome encodes:
- a CDS encoding DUF4332 domain-containing protein has product MVRSFALYFCFLSKPSLYALASELREKEISAKRKAFRLDQFSNYYQMVVDNLAKAGIVSTYQNIEAARSPETRENLAARTGTEMERILEYLKLSDLSRLGGLRGVRARLYYDSGVDTLDKLSSWDPEESRPMLIDFVRRTGF; this is encoded by the coding sequence TTGGTAAGAAGCTTCGCTCTATATTTCTGTTTTCTTTCAAAGCCCTCCCTTTATGCACTTGCTTCGGAACTTCGTGAAAAAGAAATTTCGGCAAAGAGGAAGGCATTCAGACTCGATCAGTTTTCAAACTACTATCAAATGGTCGTGGATAACCTTGCCAAAGCAGGAATAGTTAGCACCTATCAAAATATCGAGGCTGCCCGTTCACCCGAAACGAGAGAAAATCTGGCTGCACGTACGGGTACTGAAATGGAGAGGATACTTGAATACCTGAAACTCTCGGATCTCTCAAGACTTGGTGGATTGAGGGGAGTCCGGGCGAGGCTATACTACGATTCTGGAGTAGATACTTTAGACAAACTGTCTAGCTGGGACCCCGAGGAATCGAGGCCAATGCTGATCGACTTCGTCAGAAGAACGGGTTTCTAG